Proteins found in one Luteimonas chenhongjianii genomic segment:
- the tatC gene encoding twin-arginine translocase subunit TatC, with translation MPVALHAEDDAGEGSLIDHLVELRMRLMRGLAGTGAVLLCLLPFANKLYGLLAQPLLDKLPAGAHLIAIEVASPFFAPLKLAFFTALVVTMPWLLYQAWAFVAPGLYKREKRLALPLLASAVALFYIGCAFAFFFVLPSVFTFLTMVTPDGVAMMTDINAYLNFVLVIFLAFGMSFELPVALVILVLLGWVTTDQLREARGYAVVGVFVLAAIITPPDVVSQLMLAIPMCLLYEAGIIAARLLTPKPGVVSDQP, from the coding sequence ATGCCCGTGGCGCTGCACGCTGAAGACGACGCCGGCGAAGGCAGCCTGATCGACCATCTGGTCGAGCTGCGCATGCGCCTGATGCGCGGCCTGGCGGGCACCGGAGCGGTGCTGCTGTGCCTGCTGCCCTTCGCCAACAAGCTCTACGGCCTGCTGGCCCAGCCGCTGCTCGACAAGCTCCCGGCCGGCGCACATCTGATCGCCATCGAAGTGGCCTCGCCGTTCTTCGCACCGCTCAAGCTGGCGTTCTTCACTGCGCTGGTGGTGACGATGCCGTGGCTGCTCTATCAGGCCTGGGCCTTCGTCGCCCCGGGTCTGTACAAGCGCGAGAAGCGTCTGGCGCTGCCGCTGCTGGCTTCAGCGGTCGCGCTGTTCTACATCGGCTGCGCGTTCGCATTCTTCTTCGTGCTGCCGTCGGTGTTCACCTTCCTGACGATGGTGACGCCGGACGGCGTGGCGATGATGACCGACATCAACGCCTACCTGAATTTCGTGCTGGTGATCTTCCTCGCCTTCGGCATGAGCTTCGAGCTGCCGGTGGCGCTGGTGATTCTCGTGCTGCTGGGCTGGGTGACGACCGACCAGCTGCGCGAAGCGCGGGGGTATGCAGTGGTCGGCGTGTTCGTGCTGGCGGCCATCATCACCCCGCCCGATGTCGTCTCCCAGTTGATGCTCGCCATCCCGATGTGCCTGCTCTACGAGGCCGGGATCATCGCCGCCCGACTCCTGACACCCAAGCCGGGCGTGGTCAGCGACCAGCCATGA